Proteins found in one Osmerus mordax isolate fOsmMor3 chromosome 20, fOsmMor3.pri, whole genome shotgun sequence genomic segment:
- the mbd2 gene encoding LOW QUALITY PROTEIN: methyl-CpG-binding domain protein 2 (The sequence of the model RefSeq protein was modified relative to this genomic sequence to represent the inferred CDS: deleted 2 bases in 1 codon), with protein MIMERKRTDCPALPTGWKKEEVIRKSGLSAGKSDVYYYSPSGKKFRSKPQLSRYLGNAVDLGCFDFRTGKMMPSKLQKNKQRLRNENLGLSKGKPDLNTALPIRQTASIFKQPVTKVVNHPSNKVKTDLQRATEQPRQLFWEKRLKGLQSSDVTEEVLRTMDLPKGLQSLGPDTTDRTLLSAIASALHMSSAPITGQSSTAAEKNPAIWLNTSQPLCKAFLVTDEDIREQELKVFHARRSLEDALMADGLARAAESTRDM; from the exons ATGattatggagaggaagaggacggaCTGCCCTGCTCTCCCAACGGGTTGGAAGAAAGAAGAAGTGATCCGGAAGTCAGGGCTCAGCGCTGGCAAGAGCGATGTGTATTACTACAG CCCCTCGGGGAAGAAGTTCCGGAGCAAACCCCAGCTGTCCCGTTACCTAGGCAACGCGGTGGACCTCGGATGCTTCGACTTCCGAACGGGCAAAATGATGCCCAGCAAGCTCCAGAAGAACAAGCAGAGGCTGCGCAACGAGAACCTCGGTCTCTCCAAG ggCAAACCGGACCTGAACACGGCGCTCCCCATTCGACAGACGGCCTCCATCTTCAAACAGCCCGTCACCAAAGTGGTCAACCATCCGAGCAACAAGGTGAAGACGGACCTCCAGAGAGCGACGGAGCAGCCCAGACAG CTCTTCTGGGAGAAGCGGTTGAAAGGCCTGCAGTCGTCGGACGTCACGGAGGAGGTCCTTCGAACCATGGATCTGCCCAAAGGTTTACAAA GTCTGGGGCCGGACACCACGGACcggaccctcctctccgccATCGCCAGCGCCCTCCACATGAGCTCCGCCCCCATCACGGGCCAGTCGTCCACGGCGGCCGAGAAGAACCCGGCCATCTGGCTCAACACGTCGCAGCCTCTCTGCAAAGCCTTCCTCGTCACCGACGAGGACATCCG ggaACAGGAGCTGAAGGTGTTC CACGCACGCAGGAGTCTAGAAGACGCGCTGATGGCCGACGGGCTGGCCAGGGCAGCGGAATCCACCAGAGACATGTAG